Part of the Brassica oleracea var. oleracea cultivar TO1000 chromosome C8, BOL, whole genome shotgun sequence genome is shown below.
ACCTTTCCGATCACACCTTTGCCTCCGTAATCATATGTCTTCTTCGCCTCATCTTTAGCTGGAGCAGACGATTGCGCAGCCGATGAAGAGGTTGAATATCCTGCGACGCGACCGAAGATGTCCCCATAAAAGCAGTGCATCGAGCTGGGGAAGGAGACGAGAGCCCAGGGTTTCGGCTTACGAATCTGGCAGCATATCTGGCGGAAGATGAACGGAGAAGTGATGATAACTCTCTGCGACGCCATGAGTTTTTTTATTTTTTGTGTGAGTGAGAGGAAAAGCTAGGGTAAGTACAAAACCTGAATCTGGAATCGAAGCTTTACTATGTCTGGAGTTTGAGATTTCCTAGCAGTGTGGCTTTTCATCGCAGAGAAGAAAGACATTTATACTATTGAGCTTCAAACGGTTACCTTTACTGATAATAACATGTTTAATTAATAGATAGTGGGATGAGTAGTGGATTCAAAATAAATGTGAGATTAAAGGGATGTAACACCAAAACGGCTGAAGTTACGGAAGATGGCCGGAGTGTTAAGGAGACGAAGAGTGAAAGAGGAAAAGCGGAGTTTGTCTGTGATCGGAATAGGAAAAGCCCTAATAAAAGATGGACCATGTGATATTTTATGGAAAAATCCAAAAAACACACAAATAAAAATACAGAAGTGCTGAGCCCACATAGAAAAAATGATGTTTGTTCAACGAAAATAATAGATGACAGGTGTCCTCTTTTGCCCTATGCACATTCTGATGTGGCTTCATAAGGAGGGAGAAAAATCTCATTTATTATTATAGATGATACTCCTTCCATTTCATAAAGATCTACATTCTAAAAAAAATTGTTTCAAAAAGATACATTTTTTTTCTTTTTCAATGTATTATTTAATGAAAATTAAAAATTTTTAAAAAAATTAATGGTGTTTATTGGATTTCTATCGGCTAAAAGTTATGGAAAATTATTATTTACAAAAAACAATCAAGTTTTAATGTATTTTTTAATACGTGTGAAAAACGTAAAATATATTTTTTTTTAAGAAAAGGATGGAGTAGCATATATAGAAATGCTTTAAAAAAGTTGACAACTTATATTACCGAAATACATTTATTGTTTCTGTCAAGAACCATTTGCTGCTAATCAAATCTTGGGCCATTCATCCAGTTTAATTAAAAATCAGATGCCATTATAATGTGTGTGTGTGTCTGCCAAGTGTAAAACTAATTGACTTCAACAAGTGTGCAAAGCAAAGCAAAATAAACCATGGATTTGTTTCCAACTATTCAACTCCACTATCCAAAGTTCCAAACTTTTCTAAATCAAATAAACATTTTACAAACAAATGGTAGTACTATTCATGAACCATAAAAAATACAATCAACAAAACCCTGTGGTCAGAAAAAATAAAAACAATCAACAAAACCCAAATCATGTGTATCTACATTTTGGTAGTACTATTCATGAACCATAAAAAAATACAATCAACAAAACCCGTGTTCAGAGAAAATAAAAACAATCAACAAAACCCAAATCATGTGTATCTACATTTACAAATCACAAGCAAATACTTTTGAAGTTTTGAACCAAAATCTAAATCACTATAGATGATAAGGCTTAATCTTGTTATAGAAAGTGATCTATACTATTATTTGAAAAGTAAATTTGCTTATTTGTCATTTTCTCCACAATTTTAGTGAATTTGCTGATTTATCATCTTTTACATGATTTTAGTATAAATTATTAGTTTAATTAATATTATTGTTTAAATTTTTATGTTTATATATATATATATTTATTTATTTATCATGTATTTAAAATATTAATAAACATTTACTTGTTCTAATGATATATATATATATTATTTTTAAAATATATTTTAATATATAATTATCACGGCTTTAGAACAGTTAATTAATAAATAGATATAAACAATATATACCGATAATATCATGATTGTGTTTATCTTATATTTAGTTTATGATTTAATGACTAATATTATAACCTGTTTTTTTTATTTTTATTGGAAATATTGACCTAAAACATATTACTATAAAACTTATATATAAGTATACTAATATATATTTTAATTAATTGGTTTCTTCGGTTTATTTGGTTGGATCGGTTAATATACTTAGACATATCCATATATTGCGGCTTCTTAAAAATAACATCCATTCGGTTTATTCTGTAGTACCAAAATCTAAACTATCTTCTCTATGGCTTATAATTTTTTATAATCTTTTTAGTGTCACTAGATTTTTTTAGACCAAATACAATATGTGTGTAATTTTAAATCCAAGTTTCCTAATTTGATTATTACTAAATTTTTTTGATCCAAAATTCACATCCCATAAATAAAACTATGAAACAAAAGAACATAATTTAATACATTTATTACCAATATGAATACTGAAGTTTTATATTTATAACATTAATTTAAAATTTTATCTAATATAATAATGTTTTAATAAAAATGAATATAAGAATTAAAAATGTCAGGTGTATATATTAGTCCGCATAGGGTGTGGGACATATCCTATCACAAATGATATTTAGGTGTATATATTTGTTAGCATTTAAAAAAAAATGTTAGGTGTATATACTATTATTTTCGAAGCGATTTTCCACGATTGAACTCTCACGTTAAAAATTAGACCAGTAAAATCGTTGATACCCTTAGCGAATAATTAATTTAATTTATTATATTGTCAATTATCTATCACTCTATTTTATTAATGTTGGATAATAACACAACAAGTAATATATTTTTGATAATGATAATATGAATTCAATTCTTTTTTATTCAATTAATATATATCTTTTGGGTGATTATTATTATATAAAACAAAATATATATTATATTATACACATATATTTTTCTATGATAATAAATTGTTTCATAAATTCCAATCAAAGTATCTTTTGGGTGATTATTATTTTATAAAACAACATATATATTATATTATATACATGTATTTTTCCATGATAATAAATTGTTTCGTAAATTCCAATCAAGTTAAATTGCAGAAATTATTATATTATGTATTAGTGTACATATAATACTAAAACTAACATCACTATTGTTTAATATTCTACTATCTAAGACAATATACTAACATGTCCACATAATTACTTTTAAAATTCTCAAATTCAAATAAATCAATCAACATGTTCGATAAATGTGTGTTCACTTAAAACATATTTTATTTGATTAAAGAATCTCAACCCATTATATATATGGATAAAGTTCTAACAATGTGTAAACAATATTTTGAAACTGTAGATAAAATTATTAGAGATATATTCAACTGTCATAAATTTTTGTCGTAAAGTCATGAATTTTATGAAGATTTTTAGATTTTACATGTCATCTATACTATTATTTGAGAAGTAAATTTGCTTATTCGTCATGTTATCCATGATTTTAGATTTTGTTTATTTGTCATGTTCATATGATTTTGATTGAAGTAAATTTGTTTATGTCATATTCTCCATGATTTTAGATAATTTTGCTTATTTGTCATGTACATATGATTTTGATTAATGAGTCATCAATTTAAATTTATACTATTATTTGAATTTTATTAAATAAGTAAAAATAATGAGAAGGACAGAATTCTAAGAGCATGATTATTGGGAGGTTCTTAGTGTGAGATTCTTAGCAAACTATAATAACCCGTCTCTTAACTTTTAACTAAAAAAACTAAGAACCGGTTTTTATCATGCTCTAAACATTTTATTTGATCCAATCTTTAATATAATAGAATCTTTTCAAACTTACTATTTTCTGAATTTTGACATAGATACTACAAATATATCACAACTCATTGTAGTTTTTTTCCCCATAATTATGAGATGCATGTGTTAAGATAATTAATATAATGTAATAAAATTTAATGTTGTTCTTCCAAATCAACCAATCACAAGTTCTCTATCATTTTTTTATCAACAAATTTAATTTATCAAAATTATTATAAATTTTAAATATATATAAAATTTACCACAAGTAATATTTATATAATATTATCCCGTGATATCGCGGAAAATCATCTAGTTACAATATATATATATCGAGAGTTTTTGTGAGGGGATTAGGGATTAAGTATTGACTAATCTATCCTTTACATATATGCATAGTCTACATAACCTTGTGAAGAATCACAAGACCAAATCTCTTGGCATCCAGTTTATTTCATCAATGTGCTCGACCTATAGCTTTCTTGTACTTGTAGCGTTTAGAAATCCAGAGGTACACTAAGAAGTTGAGGAAACTAAGAGCTGCCAGCAAATAGAAAAAGTAATCCAGATGACCCCGGTTCAAGTTATCCGGTATCCAACCCGGTTTGCCCTTTTTCTTCGTCATTTTCATCACAACCGTCATAAGAACCGTGCTCAAGTAGTTCCCAAGCGCTTTAGTTGTCAAAGACAAAGCCGAGCAGAGACTTATCATCGCCTCAGGCGCCTGGTCATAGAAAAACTCAAGCTGGCCTATAAAAGTGAAAACTTCTACGCACCCAACTACAAAATACTGAGGAATCTGCCAGAAAATCGAAATGGGAATCTTTTTCGCGTCATATGCGTTGTGAGTTTTGACGTAGTCGAGCCTAACGACCTCCAAGACTCCTGCAGTGATCATGGCAAAGATTGAGATCACGAGACCTATTCCCATACGTTGAATCTGAGTGAAGCCACGCTCTTGACGTGTGAACTTTCTTGCGAAGGGGACAATGAACTGGTCGTAGACAAGAGTACAGAAGAGTACACTGACCGTGGTGAAAAGCGAGAGGGAATCTGATGAGATTTCGAAGTGTTTCCCCATGTGTTGGTCCATTGTGTTTCCTTGTAAGACGAACAATGTGTTCAGTTGGCTGTACACTGTGGCAAAGACTATCCCTGAGGCCCAAAATGGAAGAAGAGTGATTATGCACTTGAGCTCTTCGACTTGTGTTACCGAACAGAGTCTCCAAGGGTTCACTTCACCGTCGTTGATGCTATCGGATTGACTCTCAACCGCTGCCTTATCGAAAAACCTAACTTGTTCAACACTTATGTTAGAACCTCGTAAGAAAGATGGACAAAGATGGAATTTGGCCTTGCCATTTCTGATATTGGTTCAATTTAGTTTATTTTGGTTTTCGGTTTCAGTTTTAGGGATATAGAATTCATCTGGTATTTAGAAAATTTGGTTTAGTTTGGATAACAAGATTGAGAACCGGCTAGTATAATGTGAGATACATTTGGGTCCATTTCGGTTCCGTTGTTTTATTAACTCGGGTCAGAAGTCGGATAATTCAGTTTTTGAATTAAATATCATGTTTTCAGATTTTCGGTTAAAAATAATTGGATAATTCAAGTAATTTTAAATATTCGGATAAAGGGTATTCAGATCATTTGTTTTTTCAAGTAATTCGGCTTATAAATCATATTTTGAAAACATTTGATTACTTTAAAATTAAAGTAGAGTTAATATATTTAGATAAATTCTCTTAGATAGGTCTTTTTAATTTATTTTCACAAAAATAAATTTCCAAAAAAAAAATAACCAAAAGAAGTTTTATTGAAGGGTAATTATGCATTTATATCTTTAGGGTTAACTAATCTAAGACTTATGGTTTAGAGTTAAATGGTTGGGTTTTGGGGATGGATTCAAATTTTTAAAAATAAAAAATAAATATTAAAATTTTCAAAATAAAAAGAACTATTTTGGTCATTTATTTTTTTAGGACTATTTTTGTGACAAAAACTTAAAAATGACTATTTGAATATTTATAGGTATTTGATTACATATATTTGGGTATCCGTTCGGTTTTCGGTTTGGTTTCAGTTTTCCGGTTTTAGAGGTACATATATGATCCACTCAAGTGACTCAAGTAATTCATATCCAAACAGAACCTTGTTTTTCAATTCGGTTGGGTTCTGGGTAAATGTGCTTATGCCTAGTTGGAATCATGGAAACTTTTGTTTCTTACTTTAAGTTGTCTGTATGCTCTAGCTTCCGGCTACCAGTGATATTACTCGCATCAGCAGCAATTTCAAAGAGCTGAGACTTGTCCTCTGGAACCTCAACACTCATCTTCCTTAAGGCTGCAACTATAACCTGAAATATCCGTGTGAGTGGATTCCCTTGCGGTCTCTGAAGTCGGTAATAACGACTTCCCGAGAAGAAAAACATAACCGCAATGACCATGGCCACGGTCGGGACACCAAAGCCCCATCCCCAACCTATGTTCATTTGTATCCAGGAAATAACAATCGCAGCAACAAAAGCTCCAACGTTAGCGGAGAAGTAAAACCAATTAAAGAAAGAGCTTTTCTCTAGCTTCTCGGCCTCGTCATTCTCATCAAACTGATCCGCTCCGAAGGACGAAACACATGGTTCTATACCACCTATTCCAAGAGCGATCATATAAAGCGCAACAAAGAAAACAGCTGTCTGATCGGAACTCGGATGACATGTATCGCTGTTGCAGTTACCCGGTTTAAGTCCAGGAACTGAAGCTGATAACGTCAAAAGAGTCAAACCCTGCGAGAGAGAGAAAAACAAACCTCTTACTTCCACCAAGTTAAATTCAGAATTATCAGAAGCTTCTAATTTAAAATCAATTGGAAATAACTAGATGGTTCTGTTCATGCCACAAACTGGTCTATCATCAGGTGATTCTGATATCATATTAAATTCGGATTTAACATGGATTTAGATTGGCCTAAAGCTTTATATATTAATGAGTTATTTCCCGAACTATGGGACTCATTCATTAACAAACCCAAAACTTGATATTTTAAGGATAAGTCATTAGCAGAAAAAATAAGACTCACGAAGACATAGATGAAAACAAAGGTTGCGATAGTCCAATAACGTCCAAGATAAGCATCAGCTAGAAAGGCTCCAATCAAAGGAGTTATATAACATGTTCCAAACCAATTCGTGACGTTATTCGCAGCAGTAGTGTTGCCTTGATTCAGACGACTCTTAAGATAGTAGTCCGCAAGGTTTTTGCTCATTCCATAGTAGGCCAATCTTTCACAGCACACGTTGACTAAAGAACAATATAACAAACACACAAGCAGTGATCAAATCTATTCACCCATAAAGCAAAAGATATTGAGGAAACAAATGAAAGGATTGTTACAAAGAATGAAGCGGCAAGCTTTCCAGTTTCCGGTTGTCTTCTTACTTGCAGGATTTTTTGTGAATATCGACTGTTCCATCTTCCGTATACACATCACTTTCTTCCATAATACTAACAAAAATGAATAACCGAGTACATGCTTAGAGTGAAATATGCAGAATAAATCAAGTACACACTCCATGCTACGAATATTTCAAGATTCTGGTTAAAAGCAGTAAAATCCCAAGAATGATTGTTACCAAGAATGAAGAGACAAAAGTAGAACTTGAGGGTGGTTGAACTTGTCAGAATATGAGTATGAGCTTGAAAAGTTGCAGAGCTCTGTTTCTACTGTCACACCTCTTTCCTTATTTATATAAACACAAGAAAATAGAAAGGAGTGTTCTTCTCTTCTCTTTCCTTATGTTTGCAGTTTCGTCCTCGATGTTTTGTAATTTTCAGATTTGGGTATTATTTGTTTTGACTCCAAAGTTTACTACCATATCGAAGGATGTTGCAGAAAATTGAAAATCTATCCTCCAACCGAACTTTAGTGGAGTTATAATAATTGATTTTTATTAAAAACAAGAAGAAAACACACAAGTGTGAACAATCGTAGAGTCGCAAAGAAAAAAATTTGGATTTCTCCTTCACAAACTACGCGTTGCAGTCGCCACAGGGTGAATATTATCACCAAGAACCGTGAACTCCTACCGCTGAAACTAATAAAGACTTTAACATTGATTTGAAAGGTAGTTGCGAGTAGGGGTGTCAATTCGGGCTGGCCCGGCCCAGCCCAAACCCGCTAAATCCGTAAATATTTGAGCCCGGCCCGAAAATTATTTGGGCCTAGAATTCAAAGCCCGGCCCGGCCCTTATAGAGCTATAGGGCTTTTCGGGCTTTTGTGGGCTTTTCAAAAAATAATTTGTCATTGCCACTTCCATCGTTTTAATACATGTGAATTTTCATTAAAAAAAAAGAGTTTCATTTTTAAAAAATAAAAAATTTATAAAGTGAGTTTAAAATTTTCTTCTCTATCACAATTTTTTTATTTTTTGGTATGCTTTAAAAACATTTTATACACAAACCAAATTTAATAAGATTTAAATAATCAATTATCAATTAAAACAAAAAATATAAGAGAACAAAATTTATGATAAACATGGTCAAACGTTTCATACTTTGTATTTTGAAAATAAAAACATGTTGTACATGAAAGAAGAAGGTACTTTTGTAAAATTTAAAATGTAACACTTGTAATGATGAAACAATAAAGTGGATAATATTTACGCTAAAATATAAATTTCGGGTTTTCGGGCCGGCCCTAGCCCAAACGGGCTTAAGCCCAAAATACCCAAAGCCCAAATGGGCTTAGCCCGAAAGGCCCAATTTTTTTGGGGCTTATAAAGAGAAGCCCAAGCCCGGTAATTTTTAGGGCTGGGCGGGCTCGGGCTACGGGCTTCGGCCCTAACATGTCTAGTTGCGAGATCTAATTATGATCCCATAATTTATTATCTTGTAGTTGCTAATTGATCTAACTGAATTATATCCCCACCTTTAAAAGTGTTATTTTTTTTTATCATATAAAAATTGTCATTTTAGAATTTCAATACAATTTATATTTATTCTAAAATTAATATTAATTATAAAATGCATGGATTATAGAAATAATTTTATTTATCTCAAATACGTTAAATATATATAATTAGTACAAACATAAATGCATTTCAATAATTTTTTTAATCTTTTTGCTAAACGGAGAGAGTATAAATTAATAAATAATCATTACATTAAAATCTCTTTATGTCAATATATATATATGTGTGTGTGTGTGTTTGGCAATCTTATTAAATATCGCGAAAATAATTCTATCACAAAATGATACACAACAAAGAAAATTACCAAAATAATATTCATTAAATAATAATAAACTAAACTACTATTGTTTTTATCTTTTTTTATGAGCAATTTTGGAAAAAAAAATATGTATAATTCTATAGAGTATGTTTTGGATCCATGGTATAATCAAATATGGGTGATTTCCAATCATATTTATTACTTCCATCACCTTACCGACCAGGGCCTTATACATGAGAGATCTCTTTTCAATATTAATATTACAATATGTAAAATGTTTCATTTTTAGGTAAATTTTAACCCTGTCAAAAATTGTATAATCATTTATATTTTATAATTTATTTTATAATTGATTGAATAATTTTAAAACTTATAGTTCTTTTAGTAAGTAAAATTTATAGTTTTTTTTTTATAAAGGGTTTCAAAATTTATAGTTTTAATGACACTTTTAAATAAAAGAAATTTTCATAAT
Proteins encoded:
- the LOC106310601 gene encoding LOW QUALITY PROTEIN: protein NRT1/ PTR FAMILY 8.1 (The sequence of the model RefSeq protein was modified relative to this genomic sequence to represent the inferred CDS: deleted 1 base in 1 codon); its protein translation is MEESDVYTEDGTVDIHKNPASKKTTGNWKACRFILFNVCCERLAYYGMSKNLADYYLKSRLNQGNTTAANNVTNWFGTCYITPLIGAFLADAYLGRYWTIATFVFIYVFGLTLLTLSASVPGLKPGNCNSDTCHPSSDQTAVFFVALYMIALGIGGIEPCVSSFGADQFDENDEAEKLEKSSFFNWFYFSANVGAFVAAIVISWIQMNIGWGWGFGVPTVAMVIAVMFFFSGSRYYRLQRPQGNPLTRIFQVIVAALRKMSVEVPEDKSQLFEIAADASNITGSRKLEHTDNLKFFDKAAVESQSDSINDGEVNPWRLCSVTQVEELKCIITLLPFWASGIVFATVYSQLNTLFVLQGNTMDQHMGKHFEISSDSLSLFTTVSVLFCTLVYDQFIVPFARKFTRQERGFTQIQRMGIGLVISIFAMITAGVLEVVRLDYVKTHNAYDAKKIPISIFWQIPQYFVVGCVEVFTFIGQLEFFYDQAPEAMISLCSALSLTTKALGNYLSTVLMTVVMKMTKKKGKPGWIPDNLNRGHLDYFFYLLAALSFLNFLVYLWISKRYKYKKAIGRAH